From the genome of Bradyrhizobium elkanii USDA 76, one region includes:
- a CDS encoding coniferyl aldehyde dehydrogenase, whose protein sequence is MDRPLKSPGLHALEEAFHRQFELSRSEPAPTLQARLDRLRRLRAAVTENEARFEAAISADFGHRSTVETAIAETLLVLGEIKHAARHLKGWMTPRKVPTAVPFAPARNRLVPQPLGVVGIIAPWNYPLQLTLAPAVAAIAAGNRAIIKPSELVPRFAELLTEAIAKKFDVTELAVTDIDDEIARTFAALPFDHLIFTGSTRVGRLVAEAAARNLTPVTLELGGKSPVIVDGSADIDEAAQRIAYGKLLNAGQTCIAPDYALVPQAAVQPFAMRLQGHMQHMFGTDPNNADYTSIVSDRHYARLERLVADAAAKGAIIMQPAASNDREWKARRKFPPTVIADATPDMTVMQEEIFGPLLPVIGMRDAAEAIAFVNGRDRPLALYWFGTDSAARDAVLARTVSGGVTVNDCLFHFAQAYQPMGGVGASGTGAYHGEWGFKTLTKFKPVFYRSRFNRLADLYPPYGAKVARLEKLMRLLS, encoded by the coding sequence ATGGACCGGCCGTTGAAGAGTCCGGGGCTGCATGCGCTTGAGGAGGCCTTTCATCGCCAGTTCGAGCTGTCGCGCAGCGAGCCGGCGCCGACATTGCAGGCACGGCTCGACCGGCTGCGCCGCCTGCGCGCCGCGGTGACCGAGAATGAGGCGCGATTCGAGGCGGCGATCTCGGCCGATTTCGGCCACCGCTCCACCGTCGAGACCGCGATTGCCGAGACCCTGCTGGTGCTCGGCGAAATCAAGCACGCGGCCAGGCATCTCAAGGGCTGGATGACGCCGCGAAAGGTCCCGACCGCGGTGCCGTTCGCGCCGGCCAGGAACCGGCTGGTGCCGCAGCCGCTCGGCGTGGTCGGCATCATCGCGCCGTGGAATTATCCGCTGCAGCTGACCCTGGCGCCCGCAGTCGCCGCGATCGCGGCCGGCAACCGCGCCATCATCAAGCCGAGCGAGCTGGTGCCGCGCTTCGCCGAGCTGCTGACCGAGGCGATCGCCAAGAAATTCGACGTCACCGAGCTCGCGGTCACCGATATCGACGACGAAATCGCAAGGACGTTTGCCGCGTTGCCGTTCGATCATCTGATCTTCACCGGCTCGACCCGCGTCGGCCGGCTGGTGGCCGAAGCCGCCGCCCGCAATTTGACGCCGGTGACGCTCGAGCTCGGCGGCAAATCGCCCGTGATCGTCGACGGCTCCGCCGATATCGACGAAGCCGCGCAGCGCATCGCCTATGGCAAGCTGCTCAATGCCGGCCAGACCTGCATCGCGCCCGATTACGCGCTGGTGCCGCAGGCCGCGGTGCAGCCCTTCGCGATGCGGCTGCAGGGTCACATGCAGCATATGTTCGGTACCGATCCCAATAACGCCGATTACACGTCGATCGTCTCGGACCGGCACTATGCACGGCTCGAGCGGCTGGTCGCCGACGCCGCCGCGAAAGGCGCGATCATCATGCAGCCGGCAGCATCGAACGACCGCGAGTGGAAGGCGAGGCGCAAATTTCCGCCGACCGTGATCGCCGACGCGACGCCGGACATGACGGTGATGCAGGAGGAGATCTTCGGGCCGCTGTTGCCGGTCATCGGCATGCGCGATGCGGCGGAGGCGATCGCCTTCGTCAACGGCCGCGATCGCCCGCTGGCGCTGTACTGGTTCGGCACCGACAGCGCCGCCCGCGATGCGGTGCTGGCGCGCACGGTGTCCGGCGGCGTCACCGTCAACGACTGCCTGTTCCACTTCGCGCAGGCCTATCAGCCGATGGGCGGCGTCGGCGCCTCCGGCACCGGCGCCTATCACGGCGAGTGGGGATTCAAGACGCTGACCAAGTTCAAGCCGGTGTTCTACCGCTCGCGCTTCAACCGGCTTGCCGATCTCTATCCGCCCTATGGCGCGAAGGTCGCGCGGCTGGAGAAGCTGATGCGGTTGTTGTCGTAA
- a CDS encoding GMC family oxidoreductase: MTDTFDFVVVGAGSGGCAVAGRLSEDAATSVALLDAGGTNDNWVVTTPGALVLMVAGTVNNWAFNTVPQKGLNGRIGYQPRGKGLGGSSAINAMVYIRGHRADYDHWAALGNTGWAFADVLPYFKRSEDNSDFDGEYHGKGGPLAVNKLRSGNPIQQTFLQAAQEAQFRIREDFNAEDHEGLGIYQVTQRNGERWSAARAYVHPHIGRRTNLRVETNAHATRILFEGKRAVGVEYRQGKEVKQLRARREVLLASGAFQSPQLLMLSGVGDAAALGRHGLASVHHLPGVGQNLQDHPDFIFGYMSDNPNFAGISLKGMPRLVRAIMQYRRERRGPLTSNFAECGGFLKTRPDLDIPDIQLHFGMAMVDDHGRKRHGGTGFSCHVCLLRPKSRGSVALAGSDPMQAPLIDPNFLGEEDDLESMVAGYKTTRRLMEAPALRALQQKDVFTSNVRTDDDIRSILRERVDTVYHPVGTCKMGTADPLAVVDPKLRVHGLEGLRVVDASIMPTLIGGNTNAPTIMIGEKAADMIRAEMRAG; encoded by the coding sequence GTGACTGACACATTCGATTTCGTGGTGGTGGGCGCAGGCTCCGGCGGCTGCGCGGTGGCGGGGCGGCTGTCGGAGGATGCGGCGACGTCGGTGGCGCTGCTCGATGCCGGCGGCACCAACGACAATTGGGTCGTCACCACGCCCGGCGCGCTGGTGCTGATGGTCGCGGGCACCGTCAACAACTGGGCCTTCAACACCGTGCCGCAGAAGGGGCTTAACGGCCGCATCGGCTACCAGCCACGCGGCAAGGGGCTCGGCGGCTCCTCGGCGATCAACGCCATGGTCTACATCCGCGGCCATCGCGCCGACTACGACCACTGGGCCGCGCTCGGCAATACCGGCTGGGCGTTCGCCGACGTGCTGCCCTATTTCAAGCGCTCGGAAGACAATTCCGATTTCGACGGCGAGTATCACGGCAAGGGCGGCCCGCTCGCCGTCAACAAGCTGCGCTCCGGCAATCCGATCCAGCAGACCTTCCTGCAGGCGGCGCAGGAGGCGCAATTCCGCATCCGCGAGGATTTCAATGCCGAGGACCATGAGGGCCTCGGCATCTACCAGGTGACCCAACGCAACGGCGAGCGCTGGAGCGCGGCGCGCGCCTATGTGCATCCGCATATCGGCAGACGCACCAATCTGCGCGTCGAGACCAATGCGCACGCAACGCGCATCCTGTTCGAGGGCAAGCGCGCGGTCGGCGTCGAATACCGGCAGGGCAAGGAAGTAAAGCAACTCCGCGCGCGGCGCGAAGTCCTGCTTGCCTCCGGCGCGTTCCAGTCGCCGCAGCTGTTGATGCTGTCGGGCGTCGGCGACGCCGCAGCGCTCGGCAGGCACGGCCTCGCCAGCGTGCATCATCTGCCCGGCGTCGGTCAAAACCTGCAGGACCATCCGGACTTCATCTTCGGCTACATGTCGGACAATCCGAACTTCGCCGGCATCTCGCTGAAGGGCATGCCGCGGCTCGTCCGCGCCATCATGCAGTATCGACGCGAACGCCGCGGTCCCCTCACCTCGAACTTCGCCGAATGCGGCGGCTTCCTGAAGACGCGGCCCGATCTCGACATCCCCGACATCCAGCTGCATTTCGGCATGGCGATGGTCGACGACCACGGCCGCAAGCGCCACGGCGGCACCGGCTTTTCCTGCCATGTCTGCCTGCTGCGGCCGAAGAGCCGCGGCAGCGTCGCGCTGGCCGGCAGTGACCCGATGCAGGCGCCGCTGATCGACCCGAACTTCCTCGGCGAGGAGGACGATCTCGAATCGATGGTGGCGGGCTACAAGACCACACGGCGGCTGATGGAGGCGCCGGCACTGCGCGCCCTGCAGCAGAAGGATGTGTTCACATCCAACGTCCGCACCGACGACGACATCCGCAGCATCCTGCGCGAGCGCGTCGACACCGTCTATCACCCGGTCGGCACCTGCAAGATGGGCACCGCCGATCCGCTCGCGGTGGTCGATCCGAAGCTGCGCGTGCACGGGCTCGAAGGCCTGCGCGTGGTCGACGCCTCGATCATGCCGACCTTGATCGGCGGCAACACCAATGCACCGACCATCATGATCGGCGAGAAGGCGGCGGATATGATCAGGGCGGAGATGCGGGCGGGGTAA
- a CDS encoding SDR family NAD(P)-dependent oxidoreductase, translated as MSDLFDVSKEIILITGASQGLGRQFARVLAAHGAAVVLAARQTAKLKGLEEEIKAKGGRAAAVQMDVADISGIAKTLDAAEAALGPITVLINNAGIAIEKLSTEQTEADWDAVIGANLKGAYFLATELARRMMARKQPGNIINVASVLGQGVLKAVSPYAISKAGMIQGTKAMALELAGNNIRVNALAPGYIDTEMNHDFWSTPAGERLAKRIPQRRVGAESDLDGAIMLLASNASRYMTGTVVTVDGGFLLN; from the coding sequence ATGTCCGACCTATTCGATGTCAGTAAAGAAATCATCCTCATCACCGGCGCCTCGCAGGGACTCGGGCGGCAATTCGCCCGCGTGCTGGCGGCGCATGGCGCCGCGGTGGTGCTGGCCGCGCGCCAGACCGCGAAGCTGAAAGGCCTCGAGGAGGAGATCAAGGCCAAGGGCGGCCGCGCCGCTGCGGTGCAGATGGACGTCGCGGATATCTCCGGCATTGCGAAAACGCTCGACGCCGCCGAAGCCGCGCTCGGTCCGATCACGGTCCTGATCAACAATGCCGGCATAGCGATCGAGAAACTGTCGACCGAGCAGACCGAGGCGGATTGGGACGCCGTGATCGGCGCGAATCTGAAGGGCGCCTACTTCCTCGCCACCGAACTTGCGCGGCGCATGATGGCGCGCAAGCAGCCGGGCAATATCATCAACGTCGCATCCGTGCTCGGACAGGGCGTGCTCAAGGCGGTGTCGCCCTATGCGATCTCCAAGGCCGGCATGATCCAGGGCACCAAGGCAATGGCGCTGGAGCTCGCCGGCAACAACATCCGCGTCAACGCACTGGCGCCGGGCTATATCGACACCGAGATGAACCATGATTTCTGGTCGACGCCGGCGGGCGAGCGATTGGCAAAACGGATTCCACAGCGCCGGGTCGGCGCCGAGTCCGACCTCGACGGCGCGATCATGCTGCTGGCGTCGAACGCCTCGCGCTACATGACCGGGACGGTGGTCACGGTCGATGGCGGGTTTTTGCTGAACTAG
- a CDS encoding SDR family oxidoreductase yields the protein MDLGIKGRRAIVCASSKGLGRACAIALANEGVHVTLTARGAEALKQTADEIRKTHPGVTVTEIVGDITTAAGREAVLKACPEPDILINNAGGPPPGDFRNWTRDDWIKAIDANMLTPIELIKATVDGMMARKFGRIVNITSAAVKAPIEILGLSNGARAGLTGFVAGLSRKTVINNVTINGLLPGPFETDRLRGTAKPEAEKRGISAEQVLAERAKLNPAGRFGHPDEFGYACAFLCGAKAGFITGQNLLLDGGAFPGTL from the coding sequence GTGGATCTTGGAATCAAAGGCCGCCGTGCCATCGTCTGCGCATCGAGCAAGGGACTGGGCCGCGCCTGCGCGATCGCGCTCGCCAATGAGGGGGTGCACGTCACCCTGACGGCGCGCGGCGCCGAGGCGCTGAAGCAGACCGCCGACGAAATCCGCAAAACCCACCCCGGCGTCACCGTCACCGAGATCGTCGGCGACATCACGACGGCGGCCGGACGCGAAGCCGTGCTCAAGGCCTGCCCCGAGCCGGACATCCTGATCAACAACGCCGGCGGCCCGCCGCCGGGCGATTTTCGCAACTGGACCCGCGACGACTGGATCAAGGCGATCGACGCCAACATGCTGACGCCGATCGAGCTGATCAAGGCCACCGTCGACGGCATGATGGCGCGCAAGTTCGGCCGCATCGTCAACATCACTTCGGCCGCGGTGAAGGCACCGATCGAGATCCTCGGCCTGTCGAACGGCGCCCGCGCCGGCCTCACCGGCTTTGTCGCCGGCCTGTCGCGCAAGACCGTGATCAACAACGTCACCATCAACGGCCTGCTGCCGGGCCCGTTCGAGACCGACCGCCTGCGCGGCACCGCAAAGCCCGAGGCCGAGAAGCGCGGCATCTCGGCCGAGCAGGTCCTGGCCGAGCGCGCCAAGCTGAACCCCGCCGGCCGCTTCGGCCACCCCGACGAATTCGGCTATGCCTGCGCATTCCTGTGCGGCGCCAAGGCCGGTTTCATCACCGGACAGAACCTGCTGCTCGATGGCGGCGCCTTCCCGGGAACGCTGTGA
- a CDS encoding CvpA family protein produces MNLFDLAVILGLVFAVVTGFTTGLLRSAVTILAYLVAMPLAVAALAMIGPHIATLTSSPFPPNGVLLFGLFLLIGVILGKMARTMLDDTIGSEIGIGDRLGGALLGAIRVGLVVTTLVLVFDQLVPLARQPQFLNGSQLRPLFSAAGQAGFRSLPPEAAMAIERLRREQRI; encoded by the coding sequence ATGAACCTCTTCGACCTTGCCGTCATCCTCGGATTGGTGTTCGCGGTGGTGACCGGCTTCACGACCGGCCTGTTGCGCAGCGCGGTCACCATCCTGGCCTATCTCGTCGCCATGCCGCTCGCGGTCGCCGCGCTGGCGATGATCGGGCCCCACATCGCGACGCTGACGTCGTCGCCGTTTCCGCCCAATGGCGTGCTGCTGTTCGGCCTCTTCCTCCTGATCGGCGTCATCCTCGGAAAGATGGCGCGGACGATGCTCGACGACACCATCGGCTCGGAGATCGGGATCGGCGACCGCCTCGGCGGCGCGCTGCTCGGCGCCATCAGGGTCGGTCTCGTCGTGACCACGCTGGTGCTGGTGTTCGATCAGCTGGTGCCGCTCGCCAGGCAGCCGCAATTCCTCAACGGATCGCAATTGCGGCCGCTGTTCTCCGCGGCCGGACAGGCCGGATTCCGCTCGCTGCCGCCCGAAGCCGCCATGGCGATCGAGCGGCTGCGGCGCGAGCAACGCATCTAA